In Pseudomonas deceptionensis, a single window of DNA contains:
- the cyoE gene encoding heme o synthase, with protein sequence MATLIVERPQQALWRDYLELTKPKVLVLMLITSLVGMFLATRSGVPWTVLVFGNLGISLCAGGAAAVNHVVDRRIDALMARTHKRPLAQGRVSPLAALAFALLLALAGMGLLLAFTNPLTAWLTLASLLGYAVIYTGFLKRATPQNIVIGGLAGAAPPLLGWVAVTGHVTAEPLLLVLIIFAWTPPHFWALAIHRKEEYAKADIPMLPVTHGEHYTKVHILLYTFVLLAVSLLPFVIHMSGLLYLACALGLGARFLHWAWVLYRGTQPHAAINTFKYSIYYLFLLFIALLVDHYLVLNL encoded by the coding sequence ATGGCGACCTTGATTGTCGAGCGCCCGCAGCAAGCGCTATGGCGTGATTACCTGGAGCTGACCAAGCCCAAAGTACTGGTGTTGATGCTGATTACTTCATTGGTGGGCATGTTTTTGGCGACACGCTCCGGTGTGCCCTGGACGGTGCTGGTCTTCGGCAACCTCGGGATCAGTCTGTGTGCCGGCGGCGCGGCGGCGGTCAATCATGTGGTGGACCGGCGCATTGACGCGCTCATGGCCCGCACCCACAAACGGCCATTGGCCCAGGGTCGTGTTTCGCCGCTGGCGGCGCTGGCATTCGCCCTGTTGCTGGCATTGGCGGGCATGGGGTTGTTGCTGGCATTCACTAACCCGCTGACGGCCTGGCTGACCCTGGCTTCCTTGCTCGGCTATGCGGTGATTTACACCGGATTTTTGAAGCGTGCCACGCCGCAAAATATCGTGATCGGCGGGCTGGCCGGGGCTGCACCGCCGCTGTTGGGGTGGGTGGCGGTGACGGGGCACGTCACGGCCGAGCCGTTGCTGCTGGTGCTGATTATCTTCGCCTGGACCCCGCCGCACTTTTGGGCGCTGGCCATTCATCGCAAGGAGGAGTACGCCAAGGCGGATATCCCGATGTTGCCGGTGACCCACGGCGAGCACTACACCAAGGTGCATATCCTGCTGTACACCTTCGTATTGCTGGCCGTCAGCTTGCTGCCGTTTGTGATTCACATGAGCGGCTTGCTCTATCTGGCGTGTGCGCTAGGGTTGGGCGCACGCTTTCTGCATTGGGCGTGGGTGCTGTACCGTGGCACCCAGCCGCACGCTGCGATCAACACGTTCAAGTACTCTATCTACTACCTGTTCTTGCTGTTTATCGCGCTGCTTGTCGATCACTACTTAGTGTTGAACCTATGA
- a CDS encoding SCO family protein → MTKTQKTVFILVALVALVMGLTFNKMMSGKSQSDNTTLIDAGIILLPQSRQLPDLKMTNQDGQPVVMNELKDKWSMLFFGYTFCPDICPTTLAQLRQIKSELPKEVQDKLQIVLVSVDPNRDTPQQLKQYLGYFDPQFVGLTPSSIDELQTLANAVSIPFIPADTSKPNYTVDHSGNLALIGPDGTQRGFIRAPFNTAKMVAQLPGLVQRK, encoded by the coding sequence ATGACTAAAACTCAAAAAACCGTCTTTATCCTTGTCGCGCTGGTGGCCTTGGTCATGGGGCTGACGTTTAACAAAATGATGTCGGGTAAAAGCCAGAGCGATAACACCACCCTGATTGATGCGGGGATCATTTTGTTGCCCCAAAGCCGTCAGTTGCCGGACCTGAAGATGACCAACCAGGACGGTCAGCCGGTGGTGATGAACGAGCTGAAGGACAAGTGGAGCATGCTGTTTTTTGGCTACACCTTCTGCCCGGATATCTGCCCGACCACGCTCGCCCAGCTGCGTCAGATCAAAAGCGAGCTGCCTAAAGAGGTGCAGGACAAACTGCAAATCGTGCTGGTCAGCGTCGACCCTAACCGCGACACGCCGCAGCAGCTCAAGCAGTACCTGGGCTACTTCGACCCGCAGTTTGTGGGCCTCACCCCGAGTTCAATCGATGAGCTGCAAACACTGGCCAACGCGGTGAGCATTCCGTTCATTCCGGCCGATACCAGCAAGCCGAACTATACGGTCGATCACAGCGGCAATCTGGCGCTGATCGGGCCGGACGGCACGCAGCGGGGATTTATTCGCGCACCGTTCAACACCGCCAAAATGGTTGCCCAATTGCCGGGGTTGGTGCAGAGGAAGTAA
- a CDS encoding MetQ/NlpA family ABC transporter substrate-binding protein has product MKKLFAAVAAVAAFSAHAGDLSVAASPVPHAEILEFVKPALAKEGVNLKVKVFTDYIQPNVQVAEKRLDANFFQHQPYLNEFNKAKGTNLVSVAAVHLEPLGAYSSKYKKLDEIKDASTVVIPNDATNGGRALLLLDKAGLIKLKDSTNILSTVKDITSNPKNLKFRELEAATIPRVLTQVDLALINTNYALEAKLNPEKDALVIEGSDSPYVNILVARPDDKDSDDMKKLVAALHTPEVKAFILEKYKGAIVPAF; this is encoded by the coding sequence ATGAAGAAGTTATTTGCTGCTGTGGCCGCTGTAGCGGCGTTCTCGGCCCACGCGGGCGATCTGTCGGTGGCTGCGTCCCCGGTACCCCACGCTGAAATCCTGGAGTTCGTGAAACCTGCGCTGGCCAAAGAGGGCGTCAACCTCAAGGTCAAGGTTTTCACCGACTACATCCAGCCAAACGTGCAAGTTGCCGAAAAACGTCTGGACGCCAACTTCTTCCAGCACCAGCCGTACCTGAATGAGTTCAACAAAGCCAAGGGCACGAACCTGGTCAGCGTTGCCGCTGTCCACCTGGAACCGCTGGGCGCTTACTCGAGCAAGTACAAAAAGCTTGATGAGATCAAGGACGCCAGCACCGTCGTGATCCCCAATGATGCCACCAACGGCGGCCGTGCCCTGCTGCTGCTGGACAAGGCCGGGCTGATCAAGCTCAAGGACTCGACCAACATCCTGTCCACGGTCAAGGACATCACCAGCAACCCTAAAAACCTGAAGTTTCGCGAGCTGGAAGCGGCCACCATTCCACGCGTGCTGACCCAGGTTGACCTGGCACTGATCAACACCAACTACGCGCTGGAAGCCAAGCTGAACCCGGAAAAAGACGCACTGGTCATCGAAGGCAGCGACTCGCCTTACGTGAACATTCTGGTAGCTCGCCCGGATGACAAAGATTCGGATGACATGAAAAAGCTGGTAGCTGCCCTGCACACTCCAGAAGTGAAAGCTTTCATTCTTGAGAAGTACAAAGGCGCCATCGTTCCGGCGTTCTAA
- a CDS encoding methionine ABC transporter permease has product MESFLGFFANIDWYEIWLATGDTMIMLGGSLLFTVLLGLPLGILLFLCSPRQLLEQKSLYAALSFVVNILRSLPFIILLVVMIPLTVVITGTSLGVAGAIPPLVVGATPFFARLVETAFREVDRGIIEATQSMGANTRQIITNALLPEARPGIFAAITVTAITLVGYTAMAGVVGAGGLGDLAIRFGYQRFQPDVMIVTVVLLLILVQILQTVGDRLVVHFSRK; this is encoded by the coding sequence ATGGAATCTTTCCTGGGCTTTTTCGCCAATATCGACTGGTACGAAATCTGGCTGGCCACCGGCGACACCATGATCATGCTCGGCGGTTCGCTGCTGTTCACCGTATTGCTCGGTCTGCCGCTGGGCATCCTGCTGTTCCTGTGCAGCCCGCGTCAGCTGCTCGAACAAAAAAGTCTGTATGCAGCGCTGTCGTTCGTGGTGAACATTTTGCGTTCGCTGCCGTTCATCATCCTGCTGGTGGTCATGATCCCGCTTACCGTGGTGATCACCGGAACATCGCTGGGTGTTGCCGGGGCCATTCCGCCGCTGGTGGTGGGGGCTACGCCATTCTTTGCACGCCTGGTTGAAACCGCCTTTCGTGAAGTGGACCGCGGCATCATCGAAGCCACTCAGTCGATGGGCGCCAATACGCGTCAAATCATTACCAACGCCCTGCTGCCCGAAGCGCGCCCCGGCATCTTTGCCGCGATCACGGTCACAGCCATTACGCTGGTGGGCTACACCGCAATGGCAGGTGTGGTCGGCGCAGGCGGTCTGGGCGACTTGGCGATCCGGTTCGGCTACCAGCGTTTCCAGCCTGACGTGATGATTGTCACGGTGGTGCTGTTGCTGATTCTGGTGCAAATTCTGCAAACCGTTGGCGACAGGCTGGTGGTGCACTTTTCGCGCAAATAA